Proteins encoded by one window of Myxococcus fulvus:
- a CDS encoding AAA family ATPase: MLKLQWLQVHRFRAVKPGTRLSFSPSFNVLLGRNGTGKTLLLDLVAAVASSDFTTLASEPFDLEYALAADTGHITVRVRNEPVPPESGPVAAGLFMDIIVSPRDMAWPLVIHREGLQVTVSREDDASLVVQERLAPEVAGRLWLVLMSGGIAWVEKTGEGSATVEPLLAMAREVSALAGLSRFDEGLAYFEQLYQVELRLSRRAEGVLATGTGLASEALLDGLRRLAAAQWGSPRYVVPSDAVPFLRDAARLLGFTSAEAVLVPVEAPPEGKYESLTLGGLELDFLGPAGTRVSARHLGHGQKRLLALQHYLARARAVVVADEVAHSLHPQLVRASVEPLKGRQSFFTSQSPGLMDLLSFDSADQVRTSLVLCRREEATGLLSWENPSPEAAERLFTATTATPGQLGTLLQTQGLW, from the coding sequence ATGCTCAAGCTCCAGTGGCTCCAGGTCCACCGTTTCCGCGCCGTGAAGCCCGGCACGCGGCTGTCGTTCAGCCCGTCCTTCAACGTGCTGCTGGGACGCAACGGCACGGGGAAGACGCTGCTGCTGGACCTGGTCGCCGCCGTGGCCAGCTCGGACTTCACCACGCTCGCATCAGAGCCGTTCGACCTGGAGTACGCGCTCGCCGCGGACACCGGCCACATCACCGTGCGGGTCCGCAACGAGCCGGTGCCCCCCGAGAGCGGGCCCGTGGCCGCCGGGCTCTTCATGGACATCATCGTCTCGCCGCGCGACATGGCCTGGCCGCTGGTCATCCACCGCGAGGGGCTCCAGGTCACCGTCTCGCGCGAGGACGACGCGTCGCTCGTCGTGCAGGAGCGCCTGGCCCCGGAGGTCGCCGGCCGCCTGTGGCTGGTGCTCATGTCCGGAGGCATCGCCTGGGTGGAGAAGACCGGCGAGGGCTCGGCCACCGTGGAGCCGCTGCTCGCCATGGCGCGCGAGGTGTCCGCGCTCGCGGGCCTGAGCCGCTTCGACGAGGGGCTCGCCTACTTCGAGCAGCTCTACCAGGTCGAGCTGCGCCTCTCGCGGCGCGCGGAGGGCGTGCTGGCCACGGGTACGGGCCTGGCGTCCGAGGCGCTCCTGGACGGCCTGCGCCGGCTCGCGGCCGCCCAGTGGGGCTCACCGCGCTACGTCGTCCCGTCGGACGCGGTGCCCTTCCTGCGCGACGCGGCACGGCTGCTGGGCTTCACCTCCGCGGAGGCGGTGCTCGTGCCGGTGGAGGCCCCGCCCGAGGGCAAGTACGAGTCGCTCACGCTCGGCGGGCTGGAGCTGGACTTCCTGGGCCCCGCGGGGACGCGCGTGTCGGCGCGGCACCTGGGCCATGGCCAGAAGCGGCTCCTGGCGCTCCAGCACTACCTGGCCCGGGCGCGCGCCGTGGTGGTCGCCGACGAGGTGGCCCACTCGCTCCACCCGCAGCTGGTGCGGGCCAGCGTGGAGCCCCTGAAGGGCCGGCAGAGCTTCTTCACCAGCCAGAGCCCGGGGTTGATGGACCTCTTGTCCTTCGACTCGGCGGACCAGGTGCGCACGAGCCTGGTGCTGTGCCGCCGCGAGGAGGCCACGGGCCTCTTGTCCTGGGAGAACCCGTCCCCGGAGGCCGCCGAGCGCCTGTTCACCGCCACCACCGCCACGCCTGGCCAGCTGGGCACGCTGCTGCAGACGCAGGGGCTCTGGTAA
- a CDS encoding tetratricopeptide repeat protein: MRPARPVLLVLVFLALLGTAAGITLALRAPGSSPPAPAPLAATPTATPTPPVQASATPAAVKDAHPARGVYAGSESCGECHEDEHAAWGKDWHSRALSPGTRKFVVGDYAKRTHFKGDSSEAWMRRDGERHFMRTKGSDGQLAEFPVEWVIGGKRMQDPVAVMTDGRWQVLPVYYHVTGKGEWVDYSETKQGALTPEHPFFWTNFRRSAQHACLDCHVTGLDARYDREQHTWTTAFTDAGVACESCHGPGARHADTQEPKDIVQPSKLSNDLGFAVCAQCHGPRRPLFPILDTTHRYQPGQRYEDFYQPIVLFLGGERSGDYFTDGRPSTSSFEYQALIQSACHLKGGATCLTCHTAPHEPNAPNELNLPDKSQTKVSVGSATCQQCHADLFAQAAQHARHTSREAQDCLACHMPPVVSGVLDKFADHALDVPAPQNTTRHAIPNACNTCHTKQTPEAMAQAMTKLWPASAKRQERRIRLADAFDDKTAQTGRPALEATLADANEAPSLRGAAAKVLVRRYKREAIPALRAALKSTQDSQMRTDVIEALSIANAREASEDLAALLQTESLWVRQAAAVTLASFGDARGLSAVEALASKPETSGLVQPHLLLAQLAVRRKDLTTAVREFEKALDLQPYNPDALIRLADVYVVQGQVERGRERLEEALRFDPQSRAAKQRLSMLQQGR; this comes from the coding sequence ATGCGCCCCGCCCGTCCCGTCCTGCTCGTCCTCGTCTTCCTCGCGCTGCTCGGCACCGCCGCGGGAATCACCCTCGCGCTGCGCGCACCGGGCTCGTCGCCCCCGGCTCCCGCGCCCTTGGCCGCGACGCCCACCGCCACCCCCACTCCTCCAGTCCAGGCGAGCGCGACGCCCGCCGCGGTGAAGGACGCGCATCCCGCGCGCGGTGTCTACGCGGGCTCGGAGTCCTGCGGCGAGTGCCACGAGGACGAGCACGCCGCGTGGGGCAAGGACTGGCACTCGCGCGCGCTGTCCCCGGGGACGCGCAAGTTCGTGGTGGGCGACTACGCGAAGCGCACGCACTTCAAGGGCGACTCCAGCGAGGCGTGGATGCGCCGCGACGGCGAGCGCCACTTCATGCGCACCAAGGGCTCGGACGGACAGCTCGCCGAGTTCCCCGTGGAGTGGGTCATCGGCGGCAAGCGCATGCAGGACCCCGTCGCGGTGATGACCGACGGCCGCTGGCAGGTGCTGCCCGTCTACTACCACGTCACCGGCAAGGGCGAGTGGGTCGACTACTCGGAGACCAAGCAGGGCGCGCTCACGCCCGAGCATCCGTTCTTCTGGACCAACTTCCGCCGCAGCGCGCAGCACGCGTGCCTGGACTGTCACGTCACCGGACTCGACGCGCGTTATGACCGCGAGCAGCACACGTGGACCACGGCCTTCACCGACGCGGGCGTCGCGTGCGAGAGCTGCCACGGCCCGGGCGCGCGCCACGCCGACACGCAGGAGCCCAAGGACATCGTCCAGCCGTCGAAGCTGTCCAACGACCTGGGCTTCGCCGTGTGCGCGCAGTGCCATGGCCCGCGCCGCCCGCTCTTCCCCATCCTCGACACCACACACCGCTACCAGCCCGGCCAGCGCTACGAGGACTTCTATCAGCCCATCGTCCTCTTCCTCGGCGGCGAGCGCTCCGGCGACTACTTCACCGACGGCCGCCCCAGCACCTCCAGCTTCGAGTACCAGGCCCTCATCCAGTCCGCGTGTCATCTCAAGGGCGGCGCCACCTGCCTCACCTGCCACACCGCGCCGCACGAGCCCAACGCCCCCAACGAGCTGAACCTCCCCGACAAGTCCCAGACGAAGGTCTCCGTCGGCTCGGCCACCTGTCAGCAGTGCCACGCGGACCTCTTCGCCCAGGCCGCCCAGCACGCGCGCCACACCTCGCGCGAGGCACAGGACTGCCTGGCCTGTCACATGCCGCCCGTCGTCTCCGGCGTGCTCGACAAGTTCGCGGACCACGCGCTGGACGTCCCCGCGCCCCAGAACACCACGCGCCACGCCATCCCCAACGCGTGCAACACCTGCCACACGAAACAGACGCCGGAGGCCATGGCCCAGGCGATGACGAAGCTGTGGCCGGCCTCCGCGAAGCGACAGGAGCGGCGCATCCGGCTCGCGGACGCCTTCGACGACAAGACGGCCCAGACGGGTCGCCCCGCGCTGGAGGCCACGCTCGCGGATGCGAACGAAGCCCCGTCCCTGCGCGGCGCGGCGGCGAAGGTGCTGGTGCGCCGCTACAAGCGCGAGGCCATCCCCGCCCTGCGCGCCGCGCTGAAGAGCACGCAGGACAGCCAGATGCGCACGGACGTCATCGAGGCGCTGAGCATCGCGAACGCACGCGAGGCCAGCGAGGACCTGGCCGCGTTGCTCCAGACAGAGTCCCTGTGGGTGCGTCAGGCCGCGGCGGTGACGCTCGCGAGCTTTGGTGACGCGCGTGGCCTGTCGGCCGTGGAGGCGCTGGCCTCGAAGCCCGAGACGTCCGGGCTGGTGCAGCCGCACCTGTTGCTCGCGCAGCTCGCGGTGCGCCGCAAGGACCTGACCACCGCGGTGCGCGAGTTCGAGAAGGCGTTGGACCTGCAGCCCTACAACCCCGACGCCCTCATCCGTCTGGCCGATGTCTATGTCGTGCAGGGACAGGTGGAGAGAGGCCGCGAGCGCCTGGAGGAAGCGCTGCGCTTCGACCCGCAGAGCCGCGCGGCGAAGCAACGTCTGTCCATGCTCCAACAAGGGCGCTGA
- a CDS encoding VWA domain-containing protein: MSVDPKELAPEDREALLRWRLALGPAAEKTGSCPSLHALGAGASAVGVGETELEALDDALSFVYGEKSAGASGSRPYIPEWLGALRGFFRDDVIALVQKDAIEKKGLTQLLFEPETLPFLEKNVELVTTLVSARGLIPEDAKALARQIVREVVDELRKKLESTVRTAVFGALRRDRTSPLPIARNIDWKRTIRQNLKGWDAEHRRLVPERFYFWPNQRRHHEWDVTLVVDQSGSMAESVVYSSVMAAIFASLEVLRTRLILFDTEVVDMTPVLSDPVEVLFSAQLGGGTDINRAVAYAQTHYVERPEKTLFILITDLCEGGDAEELVARLRQLVDSRAKVLCLLALSDGGRPSYDPVMAEKLTAMGIPCFGCTPRKLVDVVERVMRNQDLTSLLDDKETRHG, from the coding sequence ATGAGCGTGGACCCCAAGGAGCTGGCACCGGAGGACCGCGAGGCGCTCTTGCGCTGGAGGCTCGCGCTGGGCCCCGCCGCGGAGAAGACGGGCAGCTGTCCGTCGCTGCACGCGCTGGGCGCCGGCGCGAGCGCGGTGGGCGTGGGCGAGACGGAGCTGGAGGCGCTCGATGACGCGCTGTCCTTCGTCTACGGCGAGAAGAGCGCGGGAGCGTCCGGCTCGCGGCCGTACATTCCCGAGTGGCTGGGCGCGCTGCGCGGCTTCTTCCGCGACGACGTGATTGCCCTCGTCCAGAAGGACGCCATCGAGAAGAAGGGCCTCACCCAGCTCCTGTTCGAGCCGGAGACGCTGCCCTTCCTCGAGAAGAACGTGGAGCTGGTGACGACGCTGGTGAGCGCGCGCGGTCTCATCCCCGAGGACGCCAAGGCGCTGGCGCGGCAAATCGTCCGCGAGGTGGTGGACGAGCTGCGCAAGAAGTTGGAGTCCACCGTGCGCACGGCGGTGTTCGGCGCGCTGAGGCGCGACAGGACGAGCCCGCTGCCCATCGCGCGCAACATCGACTGGAAGCGCACGATTCGTCAGAACCTGAAGGGCTGGGACGCGGAGCACCGGCGACTCGTCCCCGAGCGCTTCTACTTCTGGCCCAACCAGCGCCGTCACCACGAGTGGGACGTGACGCTGGTGGTGGACCAGTCCGGCTCCATGGCGGAGAGCGTGGTGTACAGCTCCGTGATGGCGGCCATCTTCGCGTCGCTGGAGGTGCTGCGCACGCGGCTCATCCTGTTCGACACCGAGGTGGTCGACATGACGCCCGTGCTGTCGGACCCGGTGGAGGTGCTCTTCAGCGCGCAGCTCGGCGGCGGCACGGACATCAACCGGGCGGTGGCGTATGCGCAGACGCATTACGTGGAGCGCCCGGAGAAGACGCTCTTCATCCTGATTACCGACTTGTGCGAGGGCGGCGACGCCGAGGAGCTGGTGGCGCGGCTGCGGCAGCTCGTGGACTCGCGGGCGAAGGTGCTGTGCCTGCTGGCGCTGTCGGACGGGGGCAGGCCCTCGTACGACCCGGTGATGGCGGAGAAGCTCACCGCGATGGGCATCCCGTGCTTCGGGTGCACGCCTCGCAAGCTGGTGGACGTGGTGGAGCGGGTGATGCGCAACCAGGACCTGACGTCCCTGCTCGACGACAAGGAGACTCGCCATGGTTGA
- a CDS encoding TolC family protein, whose protein sequence is MNALLLVLLLSHPGSEPGVLLAQARPRPAVRQRTQPRQRVPQVLPVQGPAKPPSAQGQQTPAQNPGAPSQAPSTPRPAPSNDDPPQPPQPEVSDPLLTPIPPAPIQMKSWDEALELVRQRSTDLRTALAQVESAAGQARIALAGLLPTVTGTVGVQYNVLDPDATTFIGGGAGGGVGGGIGGGVGGGTGDGDGIRPTQPPVVGFLSASVPLFDLQAIGARRVAREAQRAATLSLAETRRQLSGALARALVQVAAQERLAEVNRVNLRTALERLALAERRLDLGAGTRLDVVRVQQDAEAARALVVTGDENLRQAREGLGLALGMPQAVGLAKGVSVEDLLRGARKDCRQLEAVDGRSDLAAARSRRTVAERQVSAVKAQYAPTLSLTSTTIALTVEDDVVNVPIWNLGASLLLPFWDGGAREGRLRQSRAEAEVARQQVVELERSVTVEVARARRGVEVTQASRDISSQEQRLAEENDRLTRRSFEVGTGTSLELIQTAAALRQAELALVVREFELEQARVEAFLAEAACDW, encoded by the coding sequence ATGAACGCCCTGCTGCTCGTCCTCCTGCTTTCGCACCCTGGCTCCGAGCCGGGCGTGTTGCTCGCCCAGGCCCGGCCACGCCCCGCCGTGCGGCAGCGGACGCAGCCGCGCCAGCGCGTGCCCCAGGTGCTGCCCGTCCAGGGCCCCGCGAAGCCGCCGTCCGCCCAGGGACAACAGACGCCGGCCCAGAACCCCGGAGCGCCCTCACAGGCTCCGAGCACGCCGCGGCCCGCGCCGTCCAATGATGACCCGCCCCAGCCTCCGCAACCCGAGGTGTCGGACCCGCTGCTGACGCCGATACCGCCCGCGCCCATCCAGATGAAGTCCTGGGACGAGGCGCTGGAGCTGGTGCGGCAGCGCTCCACGGACTTGAGGACGGCGCTGGCCCAGGTGGAGTCCGCCGCGGGGCAGGCGCGCATCGCGCTGGCGGGGCTCTTGCCCACCGTCACCGGCACCGTGGGCGTGCAGTACAACGTGCTGGACCCGGACGCGACGACGTTCATCGGCGGCGGCGCGGGGGGCGGTGTCGGAGGTGGCATCGGCGGCGGTGTCGGCGGAGGCACCGGCGACGGTGATGGCATCCGGCCCACCCAGCCGCCCGTCGTGGGCTTCCTCTCCGCGTCCGTGCCGCTGTTCGATTTGCAGGCCATCGGCGCGCGCCGCGTCGCCCGCGAGGCCCAGCGCGCCGCGACGCTGTCCCTGGCGGAGACCCGGCGTCAGCTCAGCGGAGCGCTGGCTCGCGCGCTGGTGCAGGTGGCCGCGCAGGAGCGGCTGGCCGAGGTCAACCGCGTCAACCTGCGCACCGCGCTGGAGCGGCTGGCCCTGGCCGAGCGCCGGTTGGACCTGGGCGCCGGCACGCGGCTGGACGTGGTGCGCGTGCAGCAGGACGCCGAGGCGGCGCGGGCCCTGGTCGTCACCGGGGACGAGAACCTGAGACAAGCGCGCGAGGGGCTCGGCCTGGCGCTGGGGATGCCCCAGGCGGTGGGGTTGGCCAAGGGCGTGAGCGTGGAGGACCTGCTGCGCGGCGCGAGGAAGGACTGTCGCCAGTTGGAGGCCGTGGACGGACGCTCGGACCTGGCGGCGGCGCGCTCGCGGCGCACCGTGGCCGAGCGGCAGGTGAGCGCGGTGAAGGCGCAGTACGCGCCGACGCTCTCGCTGACGAGCACGACGATTGCGCTCACGGTGGAGGACGACGTGGTGAACGTCCCCATCTGGAACCTCGGCGCCAGCCTGCTGCTCCCCTTCTGGGACGGCGGCGCGCGAGAGGGGCGGCTGAGGCAGTCCCGCGCGGAGGCGGAGGTGGCGCGCCAGCAGGTGGTGGAGCTGGAGCGCTCCGTCACGGTGGAGGTGGCCAGGGCGCGGCGCGGCGTGGAGGTCACCCAGGCATCGCGGGACATCTCGTCGCAGGAGCAGCGGCTCGCCGAGGAGAATGACCGGCTCACCCGGCGCAGCTTCGAGGTGGGCACCGGCACCAGCCTGGAGCTCATCCAGACGGCGGCGGCGCTGCGGCAGGCCGAGCTGGCCCTGGTGGTGCGCGAGTTCGAGTTGGAGCAGGCGCGCGTCGAGGCGTTCCTGGCGGAGGCGGCATGCGACTGGTGA
- a CDS encoding alpha/beta fold hydrolase, translating to MPMLSVNGTELHYEDTGGPGEPILFSHGLLWSTRLFDPQVDALRGRYRCIAYDHRGQGRSAVPDVSAIDMETLYLDAVGLLEQLDVGPCHFVGLSMGGFIGMRIAARRPELLRSLTLMETSADPEPLANVPRYTLLNLIARLAGLRPVADPVMRIMFGRNFLSDPNRAEERALWKARLLENRRDIWRAVNGVIRRNAVSHEVPSIRVPTLIVVGEEDVATVPAKAERLHQLIPGSKLTRLPRGGHSATVEEPALVNAALGSFLESLERPHVSPLVGLG from the coding sequence ATGCCGATGCTGTCCGTGAATGGAACCGAGTTGCATTACGAGGATACGGGTGGCCCGGGCGAGCCCATCCTCTTCAGCCATGGGCTCCTGTGGAGCACGCGGCTGTTCGACCCGCAGGTGGACGCGCTGCGAGGGCGCTACCGGTGCATCGCGTATGACCACCGGGGGCAGGGCCGCAGCGCCGTCCCGGACGTCAGCGCCATCGACATGGAGACGCTGTACCTGGACGCGGTGGGGCTGTTGGAGCAGCTCGACGTGGGGCCGTGTCACTTCGTCGGCCTGTCGATGGGCGGCTTCATCGGGATGCGCATCGCGGCGCGGCGGCCGGAGCTGTTGCGCTCGTTGACCTTGATGGAGACGTCCGCGGACCCGGAGCCGCTGGCCAACGTGCCGCGCTACACGCTGCTCAACCTCATCGCCCGGCTGGCCGGCCTGCGTCCGGTGGCGGACCCGGTGATGCGCATCATGTTCGGCCGCAACTTCCTGTCGGACCCGAACCGCGCCGAGGAGCGGGCGCTGTGGAAGGCGCGCCTGTTGGAGAACCGCCGCGACATCTGGCGCGCGGTCAACGGGGTGATTCGCCGCAACGCGGTGTCGCACGAGGTGCCGAGCATCCGCGTGCCCACGCTCATCGTGGTGGGCGAGGAGGACGTGGCCACCGTCCCGGCGAAGGCCGAGCGACTCCACCAGCTCATCCCCGGCTCGAAGCTGACGCGCCTGCCGCGAGGCGGCCACTCGGCCACGGTGGAGGAGCCCGCGCTCGTCAACGCGGCGCTCGGCTCCTTCCTGGAGTCGCTGGAGCGCCCGCACGTGTCGCCCCTCGTGGGACTGGGCTGA
- a CDS encoding HEAT repeat domain-containing protein produces the protein MVEVRRLAPGMGALTDIIRDRDELSKGARIFDDKQLTHLSRFENRLFADASGSGASPYKVSLVFGDGREVKGKCSCMAARSRPFCKHAAALLVAWSRAPDAFVTTDAAPTGAGGPAKKSVKKGKTDAAELMRSGVAQVSTLVRELGLSGVAALSEDRAEQVRALGEALRANGLRRLAARAVEVAGLLEQAAARTGTFEPPVFTDLMADMLLTARKVEKHLGGEVLEDRYVEELIGKTWTKKDRAPVEGLRLLEYAFTTRSTPDNFVIRESRFIDLGTGAHYAEKQILPAFLRSVEPKRSHAGTVLEGAKGGRYPGFAPVRLDLEGSEKTRELGGAALRRLIEVALPDVGAALAAFQEHRKDVFAPELLPVALRVQTLLASGQRSQLVDSGDRGLFLPADTRLDEPLSAALEGATLKVVLGNVGLEAALPTLLPLAVLVETSEGLELRGLGQQEPHEEPRRGRRSARVETPVAVPRGGWAEAARAAGASRAAIALAEVRDELAERFSNGLPSVSPRAVEPLVARLRELGLEKPGALLEGLAQRADPAERLEDFIKVYQVLGIALVRLAGAVQVEAGALEPVPTHPSIRIRKPQTPLLPGEALRKRARGELTRYEAAAHAAHHYAGLGTDTLLESLYPAWSDGAASTFVVRAVVACPRERALEVVKRALAEQHSHRVHRTAVQVLGQLGGPEARVLLEGLSRRRHDSGLGLYVREVLDDVQAREKGPEAVARLARERQERLRPFAQRALTESNREGRQAAVDQLEGLGLTQAWPVLRQVFYGDASQDVRRRAAMALAWLGDTEVLDRFVHAVEERDTDDEGAKAAVYALGVLGDVRGAEALLSAFVDGWKPNVVSTALKTFGLAMLEPAVRLAETRPEAMERQALRNLFEKFPKAALAQALLARVEVARSHPERLARFGTYLKLAGENTHGAGKVVATALLDIPEAAMDKDLSRTAKKLLGLKG, from the coding sequence ATGGTTGAGGTGCGAAGGCTGGCCCCGGGCATGGGGGCCCTGACGGACATCATCCGCGACCGCGACGAGCTGTCGAAGGGCGCGCGCATCTTCGACGACAAGCAGCTCACGCACCTGTCGCGCTTCGAGAACCGGCTGTTCGCGGACGCGTCGGGCTCCGGGGCCTCGCCGTACAAGGTGTCCCTGGTGTTCGGCGACGGGCGCGAGGTGAAGGGGAAGTGCTCGTGCATGGCGGCGCGCTCGCGGCCGTTCTGCAAGCACGCGGCGGCGCTGCTGGTGGCGTGGTCGCGCGCGCCCGACGCCTTCGTCACCACCGACGCGGCGCCCACGGGCGCGGGTGGGCCCGCGAAGAAGAGCGTGAAGAAGGGCAAGACGGACGCCGCCGAGCTGATGCGGTCGGGCGTGGCACAGGTGTCCACGCTGGTGCGTGAGCTGGGGCTGTCCGGTGTGGCCGCGCTGTCCGAGGACCGGGCCGAGCAGGTGCGTGCGTTGGGCGAGGCGCTGCGCGCGAACGGGCTGCGCAGGCTCGCGGCGCGCGCGGTGGAGGTGGCGGGGCTGCTGGAGCAGGCGGCGGCGCGCACCGGGACGTTCGAGCCGCCCGTCTTCACGGATTTGATGGCGGACATGCTGCTCACCGCGCGCAAGGTGGAGAAGCACCTGGGCGGCGAGGTGCTGGAGGACCGCTACGTCGAGGAGCTCATCGGCAAGACGTGGACGAAGAAGGACCGCGCGCCCGTGGAGGGGCTGCGGCTGTTGGAGTACGCGTTCACCACGCGCTCCACGCCCGACAACTTCGTCATCCGCGAGAGCCGCTTCATCGACCTGGGCACGGGTGCGCACTACGCGGAGAAGCAGATCCTCCCCGCGTTCCTGCGCAGCGTGGAGCCCAAGCGCAGTCACGCGGGCACGGTGCTGGAGGGCGCGAAGGGCGGCCGGTATCCCGGCTTCGCGCCCGTGCGTCTGGACCTGGAGGGCTCGGAGAAGACACGGGAGCTGGGCGGCGCGGCGCTGCGGCGGCTCATCGAGGTGGCGCTGCCGGACGTGGGCGCGGCGCTGGCAGCCTTCCAGGAGCACCGCAAGGACGTGTTCGCGCCGGAGCTGCTCCCGGTGGCGTTGAGGGTGCAGACGCTGCTGGCGAGCGGGCAGCGCTCGCAGTTGGTGGACTCGGGAGACCGGGGGCTGTTCCTCCCCGCGGACACGCGGCTCGACGAGCCCCTGTCCGCGGCGCTGGAGGGAGCCACGCTGAAGGTGGTGCTGGGCAACGTGGGGCTGGAGGCCGCGCTGCCCACGCTGCTCCCGCTCGCGGTCTTGGTGGAGACCTCCGAGGGCCTGGAGCTGCGCGGCCTGGGACAGCAGGAGCCACACGAGGAGCCCCGGCGCGGACGGCGGAGCGCGCGCGTCGAGACGCCGGTCGCGGTGCCACGCGGAGGTTGGGCGGAGGCGGCGCGCGCGGCGGGCGCGTCCCGGGCGGCCATCGCGCTGGCGGAGGTGCGCGACGAGCTGGCGGAGCGGTTCTCGAACGGGCTGCCCTCGGTGTCGCCGCGCGCGGTGGAGCCCCTGGTGGCGCGGCTGCGGGAGCTGGGGCTGGAGAAGCCCGGGGCGCTCCTGGAGGGGCTGGCGCAGCGGGCGGACCCCGCGGAGCGGCTGGAGGACTTCATCAAGGTGTACCAGGTGCTGGGCATCGCCCTGGTGCGGCTGGCGGGCGCGGTGCAGGTGGAGGCGGGCGCGCTGGAGCCGGTGCCCACCCACCCGAGCATCCGCATCCGCAAGCCCCAGACGCCGCTGCTTCCGGGAGAGGCCCTGAGGAAGCGGGCTCGCGGGGAGCTGACGCGCTACGAGGCCGCGGCGCACGCCGCGCACCACTACGCGGGCCTGGGCACGGACACGCTGCTGGAGTCGCTGTATCCCGCGTGGAGCGACGGCGCGGCGAGCACCTTCGTGGTGCGCGCGGTGGTGGCATGTCCCCGGGAGCGGGCGCTGGAGGTGGTGAAGCGCGCCCTGGCCGAGCAGCACAGCCACCGGGTGCATCGCACGGCCGTCCAGGTGCTGGGGCAGTTGGGCGGACCCGAGGCGCGGGTGCTGTTGGAAGGCCTGTCGCGCAGGCGGCATGACAGCGGGCTCGGGCTCTATGTGCGCGAGGTGCTCGACGACGTGCAGGCGCGGGAGAAGGGGCCGGAGGCGGTGGCGCGCCTCGCACGGGAGCGACAGGAGCGACTGCGGCCCTTCGCGCAGCGCGCGCTGACGGAGTCGAACCGCGAGGGCCGCCAGGCGGCGGTGGACCAACTGGAGGGCCTGGGACTCACACAGGCGTGGCCGGTGCTGCGGCAGGTGTTCTACGGAGACGCGTCACAGGACGTGCGACGTCGCGCGGCCATGGCGCTCGCGTGGCTGGGAGACACCGAGGTGCTGGACCGCTTCGTCCACGCCGTGGAGGAGCGCGACACGGACGACGAGGGGGCGAAGGCCGCCGTGTATGCCCTGGGGGTGCTCGGGGACGTGCGTGGGGCGGAGGCGCTGCTCTCCGCCTTCGTGGACGGCTGGAAGCCCAACGTGGTGTCCACCGCGCTGAAGACCTTCGGGCTGGCGATGCTCGAGCCGGCCGTGCGCCTGGCGGAGACCCGGCCGGAGGCGATGGAGCGACAGGCGCTGCGCAACCTCTTCGAGAAGTTCCCGAAGGCGGCGCTGGCCCAGGCGCTGCTCGCCCGGGTGGAGGTGGCGCGCTCGCACCCCGAGCGGCTCGCCCGCTTCGGCACGTACCTGAAGCTCGCGGGCGAGAACACGCACGGCGCGGGCAAGGTGGTGGCGACGGCCCTGCTCGACATCCCCGAGGCCGCGATGGACAAGGACCTGTCGCGCACGGCGAAGAAGCTGCTCGGGTTGAAGGGGTGA